A stretch of Solanum stenotomum isolate F172 unplaced genomic scaffold, ASM1918654v1 scaffold11127, whole genome shotgun sequence DNA encodes these proteins:
- the LOC125849845 gene encoding PH, RCC1 and FYVE domains-containing protein 1-like, whose product MADLVSYGDADRDIEQALIALKKGAQLLKYGRKGKPKFYPFRLSNDELSLVWISSSGEKSLKLASVSRIIPGQRTAVFRRYLRPEKDYLSFSLIYNYGKRSLDLICKDKVEAEFWITGLKALISSGQGGRSKVDGWSDGGLYFDDSRDLTSNSPSSSSVSATKEISSPDASLSSNPNTSPKSHQPYNFVQSERSHVALDQANMQNIQAKGSASDVFRVSVSSAPSTSSHGSAPDDCDALGDVYIWGEVICDNIVKVGPEKNSSTVSTRADVLVPRPLESNVVLDVHHIACGVKHAALVTRQGEIFTWGEESGGRLGHGVGKDVTQPRFVESLSLCNIDFVACGEFHTCAVTMAGELYTWGDGTHNAGLLGNGTDVSHWIPKRISGPLEGLQVASVTCGPWHTALITSTGQLFTFGDGTFGVLGHGDRENVLFPREVKSLSGLRTIAAACGVWHTAAVVEVIVTQSSASVSSGKLFTWGDGDKNRLGHGDKEPRLEPTCVPALIDYNFHKIACGHSLTVCLTTSGHVFTMGSTVYGQLGNPYSDGKLPCLVEDKLLGEIVEDIACGSYHVAVLTSKNEVYTWGKGANGRLGHGDVEDRKAPTLVEALKDRHVKYISCGSNYTAAICLHKWVSGAEQSQCSACRQAFGFTRKRHNCYNCGLVHCHACTSRKAIRAALAPNPNKPYRVCDSCFTKLSKVAEIGINNRRSAGPRLSGENKDRLDKADIRSAKSGMPPNIDLIKQLDSKAVKQGKKADTFSLGRSSQAPLLQLKDVVSTTGDLRWAVPKPVMIQSGVSSRSVSPFSRKPSPPRSATPVPTTAGLSFSKSIADSLKKTNELLNQEVHKLRAQVENLRHRCELQESELQKSTKKAQEAMALAAEESAKSKAAKEAMKSLMAQLKDMAERLPPGAYDVESLKLAYLPNGLDSNGIHYPDANRERHSRSDSVTSSYMASQTSMDFSTYGVQSPTRYQRDSGSIEAITNNQILTSNGTDDRGEVRLPNGSEAQVNINSASQAVDNEDAESLQDNGNGLKSRNSLPSGNPNQIEAEWIEQYEPGVYITLMALRDGTRDLKRVRFSRRRFGEHQAETWWSENRDKVYERYNVRGSDKSSVTGQAARRSEGGLSPSSQI is encoded by the exons ATGGCAGATCTTGTTAGCTATGGTGATGCCGACCGTGATATTGAGCAG GCACTAATTGCTTTAAAGAAAGGAGCTCAACTGTTGAAATATGGACGCAAAGGGAAGCCCAAGTTCTATCCATTTAGACTTTCTAAT GATGAATTATCTTTAGTTTGGATCTCTAGCAGTGGTGAAAAGAGTTTAAAGTTAGCTTCAGTATCAAGAATCATTCCTGGGCAAAGAACT GCTGTTTTTCGACGTTATCTTCGTCCTGAAAAGGATTACTTGTCCTTCTCTCTCATATACAATTACGGAAAAAGATCCCTTGATCTG ATCTGTAAGGACAAGGTTGAGGCAGAGTTCTGGATTACTGGCCTAAAAGCTTTGATATCTTCTGGACAAGGTGGACGCTCAAAGGTTGACGGTTGGAGTGATGGAGGCCTCTACTTTGAT GATAGTCGAGATTTGACATCAAATAGTCCAAGTTCTAGTTCTGTTAGTGCTACAAAAGAAATTAGCTCTCCAGACGCTTCCTTAAGTTCCAACCCTAATACTTCTCCTAAGAGCCATCAACCCTATAACTTTGTGCAGTCTGAAAGGTCACATGTAGCTTTGGATCAAGCAAATATGCAGAATATTCAAGCCAAAGGATCTGCTTCAGACGTGTTCCGAGTTAGTGTTTCCAGTGCCCCCAGTACTTCTAGTCATGGTTCTGCACCAGATGATTGCGATGCTTTGGGTGATGTTTATATATGGGGTGAGGTAATATGTGATAATATTGTCAAGGTTGGACCTGAAAAAAATTCCAGTACGGTGAGCACAAGGGCAGATGTGCTTGTTCCAAGACCACTGGAATCCAATGTAGTTTTGGATGTTCATCATATAGCTTGTGGGGTCAAGCATGCTGCCCTTGTCACCAGGCAAGGTGAAATCTTTACATGGGGTGAAGAATCTGGTGGCCGACTCGGCCATGGTGTTGGGAAAGATGTCACTCAACCTCGGTTTGTTGAATCATTGTCCCTTTGCAACATTGACTTTGTTGCATGTGGTGAGTTTCACACCTGCGCTGTTACAATGGCTGGTGAATTATATACTTGGGGGGATGGCACACACAATGCTGGGCTTCTAGGTAATGGCACTGATGTCAGCCACTGGATACCAAAGAGAATATCAGGCCCTCTGGAAGGACTTCAAGTTGCATCAGTAACATGCGGTCCATGGCATACTGCTTTAATAACATCAACTGGGCAGCTCTTCACATTTGGGGATGGAACATTTGGTGTTTTAGGCCATGGTGATAGGGAAAATGTATTGTTCCCCAGGGAGGTGAAGTCTTTGTCAGGTCTGAGGACAATTGCTGCTGCATGTGGAGTATGGCATACTGCTGCTGTAGTTGAAGTTATCGTGACGCAGTCTAGTGCTAGTGTTTCATCTGGAAAATTATTTACTTGGGGAGATGGAGATAAAAACCGTCTTGGACATGGTGATAAAGAACCTCGACTGGAACCTACTTGTGTACCTGCACTTATTGATTACAATTTTCACAAAATTGCTTGTGGGCATAGTTTAACTGTCTGCTTGACCACATCTGGCCATGTTTTTACAATGGGAAGTACCGTATATGGACAACTTGGAAATCCTTATTCTGATGGGAAGTTGCCTTGTCTGGTTGAAGACAAACTTTTGGGGGAAATTGTTGAAGATATTGCTTGCGGTTCATACCATGTAGCTGTTTTGACatccaaaaatgaggtttataCGTGGGGCAAGGGAGCCAATGGGAGATTGGGGCACGGGGATGTAGAGGACAGGAAAGCCCCCACTTTGGTTGAGGCTTTGAAAGATAGACATGTGAAATATATTTCTTGTGGTTCTAATTACACTGCTGCGATATGTCTTCACAAATGGGTTTCTGGTGCTGAGCAGTCCCAGTGTTCAGCCTGTAGACAGGCTTTTGGCTTCACAAGGAAACGGCACAATTGCTACAACTGCGGGCTTGTGCATTGCCATGCATGTACTTCAAGAAAAGCAATAAGGGCAGCATTGGCTCCAAATCCAAACAAACCATATCGTGTATGTGATTCTTGTTTTACAAAACTGAGTAAGGTTGCTGAGATTGGAATCAATAACAGGAGAAGTGCCGGACCTCGCCTTTCTGGTGAGAACAAGGACAGGCTGGACAAGGCTGATATACGATCAGCAAAATCAGGAATGCCGCCCAATATTGATTTGATCAAGCAGCTAGATAGTAAAGCAGTCAAACAAGGGAAAAAAGCTGATACGTTTTCCTTGGGTCGTTCCTCTCAAGCTCCTTTGTTACAGCTGAAAGATGTAGTGTCGACCACTGGAGATCTGCGTTGGGCAGTTCCAAAACCAGTTATGATCCAATCGGGTGTTAGTTCCAGATCTGTGTCACCTTTCTCTAGGAAGCCAAGTCCACCACGCTCAGCAACACCCGTACCTACCACTGCAGGACTTTCATTCTCCAAAAGCATTGCTGACAGTTTGAAGAAAACCAATGAGCTTTTAAATCAGGAAGTTCACAAACTACGGGCTCAG GTTGAGAACCTGAGACATCGTTGTGAACTTCAGGAGTCGGAGCTGcagaaatcaacaaaaaaagcCCAGGAAGCAATGGCTTTGGCGGCCGAGGAATCTGCTAAAAGCAAAGCTGCAAAAGAAGCTATGAAGTCGCTGATGGCGCAG CTCAAAGACATGGCTGAAAGGTTGCCACCTGGGGCTTATGATGTAGAGAGCCTCAAACTAGCTTACCTACCGAATGGTTTGGACTCAAATGGCATTCACTATCCTGACGCTAATAGGGAACGCCATTCGAGATCTGATTCTGTCACTAGCTCGTACATGGCCTCTCAAACCAGCATGGACTTTAGTACATATGGAGTGCAAAGCCCTACCAGATACCAAAGGGATTCTGGTAGCAttgaagcaattacaaacaaTCAAATCCTGACCTCCAATGGTACAGATGATCGAGGTGAAGTTAGACTGCCTAATGGTAGCGAGGCACAGGTGAACATCAATAGTGCATCTCAAGCTGTCGATAATGAAGACGCTGAATCCTTACAAGACAATGGAAATGGATTGAAATCAAGAAATTCTCTGCCTTCTGGCAACCCTAACCAAATTGAGGCTGAATGGATTGAACAATACGAGCCTGGAGTGTATATTACCCTAATGGCTCTTCGAGATGGCACTAGAGATCTCAAACGAGTTCGCTTCAG CCGCAGAAGATTCGGGGAACACCAAGCGGAGACTTGGTGGTCAGAGAACCGTGACAAAGTTTACGAGAGATATAATGTTCGTGGTTCAGACAAGTCATCGGTTACAGGCCAGGCTGCTCGGAGGTCTGAAGGGGGTCTCTCTCCATCTTCCCAAATTTAG